One stretch of Roseimicrobium sp. ORNL1 DNA includes these proteins:
- a CDS encoding polysaccharide lyase 6 family protein: MKALLRDLKPGTTVDIPDGTYTTSGCRTLQGLRGAEEKPIVLRAKNRGKVTIVGEAGFIFRDCEHLVLEGFVFENDADQQCVMLDNCKHVRVTRNVFQPKERAKPRHWEHWVTVDGARSGYNRIDRNRFERKVNRGSPLFVRGDDTALVCSQHDRVDYNHFRDVVYANRENGHETIRTGGNDLGASGQSSFTTIEHNLLERCSGEDELISIKSSDNVIRNNTLINCRGAICMRLGNRGVVSGNVIIATEEGPGFGGIKLFGFEHKVTDNYLSGLTGTKHEAPLSLIPGMHDTPTTENIGKKYDDMTATAPTRCTISNNTWVDCAALQFGYEKEDKKWPLSPNGCVFTNNHVIRTKPNPKPMVILGAVRDLQATGNVAYDVQPPPQDTAWSSWFTWEKDKPTVEEPKRLTEADVGPDAKEGS; the protein is encoded by the coding sequence TTGAAAGCACTTCTTCGTGACCTGAAGCCGGGAACGACGGTGGACATTCCGGATGGCACTTATACGACCAGCGGTTGCCGCACCCTCCAGGGCTTGCGCGGCGCGGAGGAGAAGCCCATCGTCCTCCGTGCGAAGAACCGTGGCAAGGTGACGATCGTGGGAGAGGCGGGATTCATCTTCCGTGATTGTGAGCACCTGGTGCTGGAGGGATTCGTCTTCGAGAATGATGCGGACCAACAGTGTGTGATGTTGGACAACTGCAAGCATGTGCGCGTGACGCGGAATGTCTTCCAACCCAAGGAGCGCGCCAAGCCGAGACACTGGGAGCACTGGGTGACGGTGGATGGCGCACGCAGCGGGTACAACCGCATCGACCGCAACCGATTTGAGCGCAAGGTGAACCGTGGCAGCCCGCTCTTCGTCCGTGGGGATGATACGGCGCTTGTTTGCTCCCAGCACGACCGCGTGGACTACAATCACTTCCGCGATGTGGTCTATGCGAATCGTGAGAATGGTCACGAGACGATCCGCACCGGGGGCAATGACCTCGGAGCTTCGGGGCAAAGTTCCTTCACGACCATCGAGCACAACCTGCTCGAGCGTTGCAGCGGTGAGGATGAACTCATCTCCATCAAGTCCTCTGACAATGTCATTCGGAACAACACTCTCATCAATTGCCGTGGAGCCATTTGCATGCGCCTTGGTAATCGTGGCGTGGTGTCCGGCAATGTCATCATCGCGACTGAGGAGGGGCCGGGCTTTGGCGGCATCAAGCTGTTTGGCTTCGAGCACAAGGTCACGGACAACTATCTCTCCGGACTGACCGGCACGAAACATGAGGCCCCTTTGTCACTCATCCCCGGCATGCATGACACGCCCACCACGGAGAATATCGGCAAGAAGTACGACGACATGACCGCCACCGCGCCCACACGATGCACCATCTCCAACAACACGTGGGTGGACTGCGCGGCGCTCCAGTTCGGCTATGAAAAGGAAGACAAGAAATGGCCGCTGAGCCCGAACGGATGTGTCTTCACCAACAACCACGTCATTCGCACCAAGCCCAACCCGAAGCCGATGGTGATTCTTGGCGCCGTGCGTGACTTGCAGGCCACAGGAAACGTGGCCTATGATGTGCAGCCTCCCCCACAGGATACGGCCTGGTCATCTTGGTTCACGTGGGAGAAGGACAAGCCGACGGTGGAGGAACCAAAGCGGCTGACAGAGGCGGATGTGGGGCCGGATGCGAAGGAAGGCTCTTGA